In the genome of bacterium, the window TAGGCGAGCAGGGGCGGCGCGACGAACATCAGAGGGTCGCGTCCGCGATAGACGGCCAACCAGATGAGGAGGAAACCGAGGCTGGCCAGGCCGCCCAGCCAGTGCAGGCGATACGCCAGGGCCAGGCGCCGCCGCCGGGTCTCCTCGCCGATGGCATAGGCCGGCCCGAGGCGACCGAGCGGATGGAAGCGCTGCTGGCCATCCGGTTCGGCTCGGAAGGGATCGGGAATTCTGAGGAGTCTCCGCAACCGCCACCGCCCTTGAAGATGCGGGAGCCTAGCACGGATCGCCGGTCCAGGTCAGCATCTGGAGGCAAGCCGGGATGCGACGGGCACGGCCGCTGTCGGGCGGCGGCCCGCCGGGGTCGGCGGCCGAACCCGCCGTCTCGAGTCGACCGGGCATTACGTCTGCTCATCGACCAATGAATACGTTTCGCTTGTCTGAATACCCGCTTCTTCCGATACTTACGAGCAGGCGCCCCTGTCCGGCGCGCCGGCAGCCAGCACCGGAGTGCAGAAGACCCGGCTTGCCGTGGAGCGGGGATGCACGCGCTCCCCAAATCAGCCGCCCCGCGGGCAAGCGAGGATCCGCCATGAATCCCCTTCATCTCCAGTCCGCCTCCGAGCCGATGTCCGCAGCCGCCTCCCTGCGCGAGGCCGATCTCAAGGCCATGATGGACCGCTACGGGTACTCGCCCGAGGAGCGGGCCATCATCGAGCGCGAGAACCTGCTGCCGCTGGGTCTGCTCGGGCGTCTGCAGGCCCAGTACCCGCAGCACTCCGGCTTGCTCGAGACCGCCCCCTTCCTGTTCACCGATCACCGGCGCTACGCCGGCCTGCAGGGCTTCCGCGACGTGTTGGCCGTCCTGGAGCGGAACGGCATCCAGATCGGCGCCGTCCGGGAGCGGGAGCTGTTCATCGAGACCTACCGCTTCCTCGCCACCCGGCACGCGCTGAACTCCATCAACTGGCAGCGCTTCGAGACGGATTCCCTGTTCCAGCTGGTCTTCCCGCAGCCGGGGATGATGCCCGCCGAGACGGTCGCGGCCTACCTCGCGGCGGCCGACGATGCCGGGCGGCAGCGCATCGTCGAGGCGCACATCCGGGAGCACAGCAATCCCCACGACGGCAACCAGCTGCTGAACACGCCCTGGCTCGAGGGCGCGGCCGGGGAGCGCGAGTTCCTGGCGGGGAGTCAGCACAAGTATCCGCAGTGCCAGCTCATCTTCGACAAGTCGACGCAGGACTGCTTCGCCTTCTGCACCTACTGCTTCCGCCACGCGCAGGTGCGCGGCGACGAGGACATGTTCCTGCAGGAGGACATCGGCCAGGTGCACGCCTACCTGCGCCAGCACCCGGAGATCACCGACATCCTGATCACCGGCGGCGACGCGGGCTACCTGCCCGTGGCCCGCTTGCGGCAGTACGCGTTGCCGCTCTTGAGCGATCCGGCGCTGCTGCACGTCCGCACGATCCGGCTGGGCAGCCGCGCCCTCTCCTACAGCCCGGAGATGATCCTCTCGCCCAAGTACGACAAGATGCTCGACCTCTTCGCCGAGCTCACCAACAACGGGCTGCAGGTGGCCTGGATGGCGCACTTCTCCACGCCGCGCGAGGTGCTCAACCCCAGCACGATCGCCGCGATCCGGCGCCTGCAGTCCCGCGGAGTGATCATCCGCAGCCAGAGCCCGATCATGAAGCACATCAGCCTGTTCCTGGACGAGGCGGGGCGGGTGGACGTGGATCGCTCGGCGCAGAACTGGATCGATTTGGCGAATCTCCTGGCCACCCTGCGCTGCGGCTTCCACAGCATGTACTGCGCGCGTCCCACGGGCGAGCACCACTACTTCGCGGCGCCGCTGGCGGACATCAATCGCGTCGCCTCCAAGATCCACCGCTCCCTGGCTTCGCTCAACCGGCCGTCGCGTTACATCTCGATGACGTCCTCGGCCGGCAAGATCTCGATTCTGGGCACGGTGATGGTCGGCGGCCGCAAGGCCTTGGACATCAATCGCGTCGCCTCCAAGATCCACCGCTCCCTGGCTTCGCTCAACCGGCCGTCGCGTTACATCTCGATGACGTCCTCGGCCGGCAAGATCTCGATCCTCGGCACGGTGATGGTCGGCGGCCGCAAGGCCTTCGCGCTCAAGTTCACCCAGGGCCGGAACATGGAGTGGCTGGACCAGGTCTTCCTGGCCGCCTACGACGAGGAACAGAACACGGTGGATCTCCTGGAGCCCTTCGACACGCCCGAGTTCTTCTTCCGGGGCGACGAGCGCGCGATCGAGCAGGCCCTGGCCGCCGCGCTCCAGGACAAGGAACAAGAGTAGCGGCGCCGCGCCGACGCGCATGCCGCCGTCCCAGCCCCGGGCCATGCGGGCACGACGGAGACGATGATCGACAAACGCTGTGCGACTCCGGCCGCTGCGGTGGCCGACATCTTCGACGGGGCCACGGTCATGATCGGCGGCTTCGGCGAGGCCGGAAGCCCCATCGAGCTCGTGCACGCCCTCATCGACCGCGGGACGCGAGACCTGACGGTCGTGAGCAACAACACCGGCAGCGGCGAGGTGGGACTGGCGGCGCTGATCAGGAACGGGCAGGTCAAGCGCATGATCTGTTCCTATCCGCGCACGGCCAACTCGACGGTGTTTCCGGAGCTCTTCCGAGCGGGCAAGATCGAGCTCGAACTCGTGCCGCAGGGGACCCTCGCCGAGCGGATGCGCGCCGGCGGCGCGGGCATTCCCGCCTTCTACACGCGGACCGCCGTGGGCACGGTGCTGGAAGAGGGCAAGGAACAGCGGAACTTCGAGGGCCACACCTACGTCATGGAGCGCGGCCTGCGCGCGGACTTCGCGCTGGTCAAGGCCTGGCGGGGCGACCGCTACGGCAACCTCCTCTACAACAAGACGGCGCGGAATTTCGGCCCGGTCATGTGCACGGCCGCGCGCACGACGATCGTGCAAGTGCAGGCGATCGTCCCGGCCGGCGCGATCGATCCGGAGTGCGTGATCACGCCGGGGATCTTCGTCACCCGCGTGGTCGAAGTTCGGGAGCCGCTGCAGGAGTCCCTTCTCGTGAAGGCGGAAGCGCTGCCGGCGGGGGTGGGCTGGGACCGCGACGCGATGGCCCGCCGCCTCGCCCTCGATATCCCTGACGGGGCCTACGTCAACCTGGGGATCGGCATGCCGGAGCTGGTGGCCCAGTTCGTGCCGGAGGACCGCGAGGTGTTCTACCACGTCGAGAACGGACTGCTCGGGATGGGGCCGGCTCCGGCGCCGGAGCAGGCGGACCCCGAGTTGATCAATGCGGGCAAGAAGCCGGTCTCGGCCGTGCCCGGCGCCGCCTACTTCCACCACGCCGACTCCTTCGTCATGATCCGGGGCGGCCACATCGACATCTGCGTGCTCGGGGCGATGCAGGTCTCGCGCAACGGCGATCTCGCGAACTGGTCGACCGGGGAGGTGGATGCCATCCCCGCTGTCGGCGGTGCGATGGATCTCGTGGCCGGCGTCAAGACGATCTACGTGATCACCCAGCATACCACCAAGACCGGGGAACCGAAGCTCGTCGAGCGCTGCAGCTACCCGCTGACGGGCAAGCGCTGCGTCGACCGCATCTACACGGACCTGGCCGTCATCGACATCACGCCGCAGGGGCCGGTCGTGATCGCCCTCGCGCCCGGCGTCACTTTCGACCAGGTGCAGGCGCGCACGGGAACGGCGCTGATCGCCGGCCCCGGCCTGTAGGCGCGGGGGGATTCGGGAAGGCTCGCCAACGCCGGCTGTGCCGCGGACCCCGCGCCGCGACCGCCGCAGAGAGGTTGCCGAACATGCTCGAGACGAAGTCCCGCAGCGCTGCGCTGTACGAGCGGGCCCTGCAACTGATGCCCGGCGGCGTCAGCCGCAACGCGGTCCTGCGCAAACCGCACCCCCTGTACGTGGAAAAGGGCGAGGGCTGCTGGGTGACGGATGTGGAAGGCGTCCGGCGCATCGATTTTGCCAACAACATGGCCTCGCTCATCCATGGCCACGCGCACCCGGCCATCGTCGCGGCCGTCACCGCCCAGCTCCGCAAGGGCAGCGCCTTCACTCTGGCCACCGAGCAGGAGATCGAGCTCGCCGAGCACCTGATCGGCCGCACGCCGAGCTTCGAGATGATCCGCTTCGTCAACTCGGGCACCGAGGCCGTCATGAGCGGCCTGAAGGCGGCGCGCGCCTTCACGGGCCGGCCGCGCATCGCCAAGGTCGAAGGCGCCTACCACGGCATGTACGACTACGCCGAGGTGAGCCAGACGGCCAAGCCGCACAACTGGGGCGACCCCGAGCACCCGGCCAGCGTGCCGGTCTGCCACGGCACGCCGCAGGCCGCCCTCGACGACGTGGTCGTCATTCCCCACAACGATTCCGAGCGCGCCGCCCGCATCCTGGACCCGCCCTCGACGACGTGGTCGTCATTCCCCACAACGATTCCGAGCGCGCCGCCCGCATCCTGGACGAGTGCGGCGACTCCCTGGCCTGCATCCTGATCGACGTCATGCCCCATCGCGTGGCGCTGCTGCCGGCCGCACCGGAGTTCCTGCGCACGCTACGCGGCTGGGCGACGGCGCACGGCGCGCTGCTCGTGTTCGACGAGGTGATCACCTACCGCTCGGAGTACGGGGGCGCCCAGGCCTGGTACGACGTGCGGCCGGACCTGACGGCAATGGGCAAGATCATCGGCGGCGGGTTCCCCGTCGGCGCGCTCGCCGGACGGCGGGACGTCATGAGCGTCATGGATCCGCATGCCGCGCAGGTTCGCTTCCCGCACTCGGGCACTTTCTCGGCCAATCCGGTCACGATGGTCGCCGGGTTGACGGCCCTGAAGCTCTTCGACGAGGCGGCCGTCGCCCGCCTCAACGGGCTCGGCGACCGGGCGCGTGCCGGCGCCGCCGAGGCGATCCGGATCGCGGACGTGCCGGCCTGCGTCACGGGCCGGGGTTCCCTCCTGCGCCTCCACATGAAGGCGGAGCCGCCCACGGACTATCGCAGCAGCTTCGCCACGGCGCCGGAGACCGCGCGGCTGCAGGCGCTCCTCGATCACTTCTTCGCGAGCGGCA includes:
- a CDS encoding 3-oxoacid CoA-transferase subunit A; translated protein: MIDKRCATPAAAVADIFDGATVMIGGFGEAGSPIELVHALIDRGTRDLTVVSNNTGSGEVGLAALIRNGQVKRMICSYPRTANSTVFPELFRAGKIELELVPQGTLAERMRAGGAGIPAFYTRTAVGTVLEEGKEQRNFEGHTYVMERGLRADFALVKAWRGDRYGNLLYNKTARNFGPVMCTAARTTIVQVQAIVPAGAIDPECVITPGIFVTRVVEVREPLQESLLVKAEALPAGVGWDRDAMARRLALDIPDGAYVNLGIGMPELVAQFVPEDREVFYHVENGLLGMGPAPAPEQADPELINAGKKPVSAVPGAAYFHHADSFVMIRGGHIDICVLGAMQVSRNGDLANWSTGEVDAIPAVGGAMDLVAGVKTIYVITQHTTKTGEPKLVERCSYPLTGKRCVDRIYTDLAVIDITPQGPVVIALAPGVTFDQVQARTGTALIAGPGL